From Hyla sarda isolate aHylSar1 chromosome 5, aHylSar1.hap1, whole genome shotgun sequence, a single genomic window includes:
- the LOC130272791 gene encoding lymphocyte antigen 6E-like isoform X2: MYTKKIAALEVQVKHSDGSLQGTAQDKSSAQDFKVYSLSCYTCAAQSSNANCMTATNCTTGATSCMTTSTTASVAGVSVTSITKTCSAACAATSVNTALSSSSVTCCSTDLCNTSGASSIKSTSTILAAALGAIMVLLRSSSL, translated from the exons ATGTAtacaaagaagattgcagcactcGAGGTTCAG gtgaagcactcagacggatccctccaaggaacagcccaggataaaagcagcgcacaagacttcaaag TTTACTCCTTATCCTGCTACACGTGTGCAGCTCAAAGCAGCAACGCCAACTGCATGACCGCGACCAACTGCACCACCGGGGCCACCTCCTGCATGACCACTTCGACCACGGCCTCAGTCG CGGGCGTCTCTGTTACCTCCATCACTAAGACTTGCTCCGCCGCCTGTGCAGCCACTTCAGTTAATACCGCTTTGTCCTCATCGAGTGTCACCTGCTGCAGCACCGACCTGTGTAACACCAGCGGAGCCTCCAGCATCAAGTCCACCTCCACCATCCTGGCCGCAGCCCTGGGAGCCATCATGGTTCTCCTCAGAAGCTCCTCCCTGTAA
- the LOC130272791 gene encoding lymphocyte antigen 6E-like isoform X3 translates to MYTKKIAALEVKHSDGSLQGTAQDKSSAQDFKVYSLSCYTCAAQSSNANCMTATNCTTGATSCMTTSTTASVAGVSVTSITKTCSAACAATSVNTALSSSSVTCCSTDLCNTSGASSIKSTSTILAAALGAIMVLLRSSSL, encoded by the exons ATGTAtacaaagaagattgcagcactcGAG gtgaagcactcagacggatccctccaaggaacagcccaggataaaagcagcgcacaagacttcaaag TTTACTCCTTATCCTGCTACACGTGTGCAGCTCAAAGCAGCAACGCCAACTGCATGACCGCGACCAACTGCACCACCGGGGCCACCTCCTGCATGACCACTTCGACCACGGCCTCAGTCG CGGGCGTCTCTGTTACCTCCATCACTAAGACTTGCTCCGCCGCCTGTGCAGCCACTTCAGTTAATACCGCTTTGTCCTCATCGAGTGTCACCTGCTGCAGCACCGACCTGTGTAACACCAGCGGAGCCTCCAGCATCAAGTCCACCTCCACCATCCTGGCCGCAGCCCTGGGAGCCATCATGGTTCTCCTCAGAAGCTCCTCCCTGTAA
- the LOC130272791 gene encoding lymphocyte antigen 6E-like isoform X1: MYTKKIAALEVQSCVMCIQVKHSDGSLQGTAQDKSSAQDFKVYSLSCYTCAAQSSNANCMTATNCTTGATSCMTTSTTASVAGVSVTSITKTCSAACAATSVNTALSSSSVTCCSTDLCNTSGASSIKSTSTILAAALGAIMVLLRSSSL; the protein is encoded by the exons ATGTAtacaaagaagattgcagcactcGAGGTTCAG TCTTGTGTCATGTGTATacaggtgaagcactcagacggatccctccaaggaacagcccaggataaaagcagcgcacaagacttcaaag TTTACTCCTTATCCTGCTACACGTGTGCAGCTCAAAGCAGCAACGCCAACTGCATGACCGCGACCAACTGCACCACCGGGGCCACCTCCTGCATGACCACTTCGACCACGGCCTCAGTCG CGGGCGTCTCTGTTACCTCCATCACTAAGACTTGCTCCGCCGCCTGTGCAGCCACTTCAGTTAATACCGCTTTGTCCTCATCGAGTGTCACCTGCTGCAGCACCGACCTGTGTAACACCAGCGGAGCCTCCAGCATCAAGTCCACCTCCACCATCCTGGCCGCAGCCCTGGGAGCCATCATGGTTCTCCTCAGAAGCTCCTCCCTGTAA
- the LOC130272791 gene encoding lymphocyte antigen 6E-like isoform X4, with translation MCIQVKHSDGSLQGTAQDKSSAQDFKVYSLSCYTCAAQSSNANCMTATNCTTGATSCMTTSTTASVAGVSVTSITKTCSAACAATSVNTALSSSSVTCCSTDLCNTSGASSIKSTSTILAAALGAIMVLLRSSSL, from the exons ATGTGTATacaggtgaagcactcagacggatccctccaaggaacagcccaggataaaagcagcgcacaagacttcaaag TTTACTCCTTATCCTGCTACACGTGTGCAGCTCAAAGCAGCAACGCCAACTGCATGACCGCGACCAACTGCACCACCGGGGCCACCTCCTGCATGACCACTTCGACCACGGCCTCAGTCG CGGGCGTCTCTGTTACCTCCATCACTAAGACTTGCTCCGCCGCCTGTGCAGCCACTTCAGTTAATACCGCTTTGTCCTCATCGAGTGTCACCTGCTGCAGCACCGACCTGTGTAACACCAGCGGAGCCTCCAGCATCAAGTCCACCTCCACCATCCTGGCCGCAGCCCTGGGAGCCATCATGGTTCTCCTCAGAAGCTCCTCCCTGTAA
- the LOC130272791 gene encoding lymphocyte antigen 6E-like isoform X5 produces MAAYTSLLLIAALCVGTVYSLSCYTCAAQSSNANCMTATNCTTGATSCMTTSTTASVAGVSVTSITKTCSAACAATSVNTALSSSSVTCCSTDLCNTSGASSIKSTSTILAAALGAIMVLLRSSSL; encoded by the exons ATGGCTGCCTACACAAGCCTGCTCCTCATTGCTGCACTCTGTGTGGGTACAG TTTACTCCTTATCCTGCTACACGTGTGCAGCTCAAAGCAGCAACGCCAACTGCATGACCGCGACCAACTGCACCACCGGGGCCACCTCCTGCATGACCACTTCGACCACGGCCTCAGTCG CGGGCGTCTCTGTTACCTCCATCACTAAGACTTGCTCCGCCGCCTGTGCAGCCACTTCAGTTAATACCGCTTTGTCCTCATCGAGTGTCACCTGCTGCAGCACCGACCTGTGTAACACCAGCGGAGCCTCCAGCATCAAGTCCACCTCCACCATCCTGGCCGCAGCCCTGGGAGCCATCATGGTTCTCCTCAGAAGCTCCTCCCTGTAA